In Peptostreptococcus equinus, the DNA window CAAATAATACTGGTGAATACATATGTTTTTTAAGCATATATCCTATATCGTCTCTTTCAGTATATTTAAATGAATTAGTATTTGAATATACATCAATTTCACTTGATTTAAAAGTAATTTCATTCAAATATTTTTCAAATTTTTCTGAAGCATCAAACATCAATTTAGTGTGAAAAGCTCCCTCTACATCTAGATATACTATCCTTCTTATTGAATATTGTCTTGATAATTCTTCAAAACTTTTTAATGATTTAATATCACCACCTATAACAATCTGTCCTTTAGTGTTGTAATTACAAATACTAAGCGTAGATTTATCTGTATAAGAATCTTGTTTTTTAACAATATTTATTAGATCCTTTATTTTTTCCTCACTTGTTTTCATTACAGCAATCATAGATGACTTTTCACTAATCGCAGCTGCCATTATCTGGCCTCTTTTTTCTACTAAAGAAATAGACTCTTCAACATTCATTTTTTTTGATGCACATAAAGCAGTATACTCACCTAAACTAAGTCCTATCATAGCTTTTATATCCATATTATAAATACTATTAATATCATTATTTTTTATATAGTTAACGCTATATAATTTTAGTTTTTCTTCAAAAATTTTGTAAAGTGATAAAGAATTTAAAAAAATGGCAATTTGACCATATCGAGTCATAGCAAGATTGTCATTATTTGCCTGGCATACTTTTTCCAACGTATCTACATCCAATATTTTCTTTGCCTTATTATATATTTCTTTTCCTTCAGCAAATTCACAGGATTTAGAGCAAATAATTTCTTTACCCATACCATCATACTGTGTCCCTTGACCAGGAAACATTATACATATTTTACTCATTTAAATCACCTAAGACTTTTTTGCACTCATTATTTAAAGATTCAATTATTTTCTTACAAGATTCTTTTTTGTTTACTAAACCAGCACACTGCCCTGCCATTACTGAACCATATTCAACGTCACCATCCAATACGGCTTTTCTTAGAGATCCTGAACCAAATTTCTCCAGTTCGTCAATGCTGACAGATTCTTTTTCCATTTTTGAAAATTTTCTAGTAAATTTATTTTTTATACATCTAATTGGATGCCCTGTAGTTTGACCTGTCACAACTGTTGAAGTATCTTTAGATTGTATAATCTTGTCCTTATACTCTTGGCTAGCCCTACACTCATCGGCTACGATAAATCTAGTGCCCAACTGTACTCCACTAGCTCCTAGACAAAAAGCTGCAGCCATACCTCTTCCATCTGCTATACCACCTGCCGCTATTACCGGCTTATTTACATTATCAACTACCTGTGGCAATAATGACATAGTATTATTGGGTCCTATATGTCCACCAGCCTCTCCTCCTTCGACTAT includes these proteins:
- a CDS encoding ACP S-malonyltransferase; protein product: MSKICIMFPGQGTQYDGMGKEIICSKSCEFAEGKEIYNKAKKILDVDTLEKVCQANNDNLAMTRYGQIAIFLNSLSLYKIFEEKLKLYSVNYIKNNDINSIYNMDIKAMIGLSLGEYTALCASKKMNVEESISLVEKRGQIMAAAISEKSSMIAVMKTSEEKIKDLINIVKKQDSYTDKSTLSICNYNTKGQIVIGGDIKSLKSFEELSRQYSIRRIVYLDVEGAFHTKLMFDASEKFEKYLNEITFKSSEIDVYSNTNSFKYTERDDIGYMLKKHMYSPVLFEQTINNLLRDGYDTFIEIGPGKSLTSFVKKIDKNIKVFNIEKIKDIDYVVENISHKCENI
- the fabK gene encoding enoyl-[acyl-carrier-protein] reductase FabK — its product is MKIKNNICQLLGIKYPIFQGGMAWVSDAYLAAAVSNAGGLGIIAGGNAPKEWIVEQIRLAKKLTDKPFALNIMLLSPFIEDVIEAVIEEKVEIVVTGAGNPGKYFKILNEAGVKIIPVVPSVAQAIRMDRNDCVLAMIVEGGEAGGHIGPNNTMSLLPQVVDNVNKPVIAAGGIADGRGMAAAFCLGASGVQLGTRFIVADECRASQEYKDKIIQSKDTSTVVTGQTTGHPIRCIKNKFTRKFSKMEKESVSIDELEKFGSGSLRKAVLDGDVEYGSVMAGQCAGLVNKKESCKKIIESLNNECKKVLGDLNE